The following DNA comes from Streptomyces sp. Ag109_O5-10.
CGGCGACCGGGGTGAGCACCTCGGGCAGCGCCCCGTCCACCGTCAGCTGCCAGCGGCTGAGGTGCCGGGCGTCCCGTACGAATAACCCGTCCGGGGAACCGCCGCCCCGCACGCCGCTGATGTCGCCGCGGTCGTCCACTGCCGCGAACGTCGTGCCGTGCACGAGCAGATGATGCCGGTCCGTCATCCCCGGTCCCCTCCTTCGTCCCTCTGGTCGAACGTGCGGTGTCCGGCGAGGACACCCCGTTTTGTCAGCTCTTGTGCAGGTTTTGACGTTCGGTATGTGGCTCTTCGCGCAACGTGGTGTGCGGCGCCGTGTGCTGCCGGCGGTGCAGGTCCAGGGCGAGCGCCGCGGTCCAGCTGAAGCCGGTGGCGCCGCACGCCTCGCCGGTGTGCGGGTCGACGTACTCGGCGAACGCGCTCGTGTCGGCCGTCCGTACCACCGCCTCGGCGAGGGCGTCCGCCCGCTCCCGCTCGCCGTGCTCGCGCAGCCCCCGCTCCAGCAGCCAGCCGGTGTTGAACCAGGCGGGCCCGCGCCAGTAGCGGTGCGGGTCGAAAGCCTCGCCGAGCAGGTCGTAGCTGGGCACCAGGCCGGACCCGGTGCCGAAGTGCGGGCCGTCCAGGGTGCGCACGAGCGCGGCGGCGATCTCCCGGGGCAGGCCGGGCAGGAGCAGCGGGACCAGCCCGGAGACCCCGCGCTCCGGGATGAGCGAGCCGCCCCCGTCGGCCCCGCCGTCCGTGCCGCCCCGCAGGTCGCGGCAGAGGAAGATCTCCTTCTCCGGGTCCCACAGCCGGTCCACCAGCGCGGCCGTCAGCCTCTCCGCCCGCGCGTGCCGGGCCGTGCCGGGCGCGCCCAGCTCCCGCGCGATCCGTGCGAGGGCGTGCTCGGAGGCGATGAGCAGTGCGTTGAAGGCGGGGTCCTCGACGGCGAAGTCCCTGGTCCGGTCGGTGTATCCGGCGTCGCGGTAGTCGGCCGCCAGCCGTACGTACCGCCCGTAGTCCAGGTCCGTGGGCCGGTCCTCGGCCGCGCCGTGGTCCAGGTCGGCGCGCCGGAAGGAGCGCGCCGGGGCCGGGACGACCCGGGCGAGCGGGGCGTCCCAGCAGGGGCTGTTGTCCATACCCTGTTCCCAGGGGTGCACGACGGACGCCAGCCCGGCGCCGCCCAGGTCGCGCCGGTGCAGCAGATAGCGGTGCCAGGCGGCGAGCCGCGGGTAGACGCCGGCCAGGAAGCCCCGTGCCCGCGACAGGCCCGGGTCGGCGAGGTGCACCAGCCAGGCCGCCAGCGCGTGCACCGGTGGCTGCACGATCCCGGAGGTCTGTACGGTGCGCGGGGCGCCCGCAGCGCGCCCCGCGGTCGAGGAGCGCCAGAAGTCGGGGCTCGGGAAGTACGCGTCGAGGGGCACGGAGGGGTTGAACACGATGTGCGGGATCCGCCCGTCGCCCCACTGGGCGGCCAGCAGCGTCTGCAGCTCCGTCTGCGCGCGCAGCGGCGAGAGGTGCCTGAGGCCGATCGCGATGAACGCCGAGTCCCACGACCACTGGTGCGGATACAGGTTCCGGGAGGGCACGGTCGAACTCCCGGTCCAGTTCCCGTCGAGCACCTGTGCGGCTCTGACGTGCAGCGACCGTCGTGCGCCTGCGCCGGTGGCGGCGCGGGCGGGCGGCGGATCGTATGCAATGCCGCGGTCGAGCGCATGGGTGGTGAGCTGGGCAGTGCGATCCACTCGGGACTCCCCGAAGACGTCCGGCCGACCGGGTTTGGCAGTGGCTACCGTAGGGTTACGTCTATTTAACACGCAAAACTCAATATGTAATGCAAGCTTGAGAAACACAAGGGGGTGCGCATGACCGGACGTCCCGGCAGGACCGGCAAGGGCGGCGGACAGGCGAGCGCCGGAGATCTGCTCGAACTGGTGCGCAACGGGCGGGCCGTGACGCGCGGGGCCCTCCAGCAGGCCACCGGCCTCTCCCGAGCGACCGTCGGCCACCGCCTGGACCGCCTGTTCCGCGCGGGCTGGCTGCGCGAGGGCGCCGGCGGCCCGGTCGACTCCCCGCTGGGTGGTCGCCCCTCCATCACCCTCGAGTTCGACGACTCCCACGCGGTCGTCCTCGCCGCCGACCTGGACACCCGGCACGCCCGCGCCGCCGTGCTCACGCTCACCGGCGAGCTCCTCGCCGAGCACTCCGGCACCCTGGTCATCCAGGACGGCCCGGAGGCCGTGCTCGGCGAACTCGGCCGCTGGTTCGCCGAGTTGCTGGAGAAGGCCGGCCACCGCGCGACGGAGGTGTGCGGGATCGGCCTCGCGGTGCCGGGCCCGGTCGACACCGACACCGGCCGGGTCGTCCAGCCGCCGATCATGCCCGGCTGGGACGGCTACGACATACGAGGCCGCCTGGCCAGGGCGTTCTCGGAGCACACCGGCGCGCCGGCCGTCCCGGTCCTGGTCGACAACGACGCCAACCTGATGGCGTACGGGGAGCAGCGCACCGGGCACCCCGACTGCTCGGCGTTCGTCCTGGTCAAGGTCTCGACCGGTATCGGCGCCGGGGTCGTGGTGGACGGCTCGATCTACCGCGGCGTCGACGGCGGCGCCGGGGACATCGGCCACATCCGGGTGGGCGCGGAGGCGCAGTGCCGGTGCGGTTCCCGCGGCTGCCTCGCGGCGGTCGCCAGCGGTGGTGCCGTGGCCCGGCGGCTGGCGGAGGCGGGCGTCCCGGCCGCCTCCGGCTCGGACGTGCGCGACCTACTCGCCTCGGGCCATCCCGAGGCGGCAGCGCTGGCCCGGGAGGCCGGCCGTCTGGTCGGGGACGTGCTGGCGACGGTCGTGACCCTGCTCAACCCGGGCGTCCTGATGATCGCGGGCGACCTGGCGGGCACGCCGTTCCTCACCGGCGTGCGCGAGCTGCTCTACCAGCGGGCGCTGCCCCGCTCCACCGCTCATCTGGACGTCGTGACGTCGCGGCTGGGGGAGCGGGCCGGGCTGGTCGGAGCCGGGGCGCTGGTCGTGGAGCACCTGTACGCGCCGGAGCGGGTCGAGGAGCGGTTGCTGGCGCTGGGCGTGTGACCGGCGCGTTTCCGGCGGGTTCTGGTGTCCGCCCCCGCGTCCGCATGGTGAACTCCGGCGGTCTGTGGCAGCGTGATTCTCGCCACCCTTGATAAGGGTTGCGCTCAGATGAGCGGATCATGGG
Coding sequences within:
- a CDS encoding ROK family transcriptional regulator, yielding MTGRPGRTGKGGGQASAGDLLELVRNGRAVTRGALQQATGLSRATVGHRLDRLFRAGWLREGAGGPVDSPLGGRPSITLEFDDSHAVVLAADLDTRHARAAVLTLTGELLAEHSGTLVIQDGPEAVLGELGRWFAELLEKAGHRATEVCGIGLAVPGPVDTDTGRVVQPPIMPGWDGYDIRGRLARAFSEHTGAPAVPVLVDNDANLMAYGEQRTGHPDCSAFVLVKVSTGIGAGVVVDGSIYRGVDGGAGDIGHIRVGAEAQCRCGSRGCLAAVASGGAVARRLAEAGVPAASGSDVRDLLASGHPEAAALAREAGRLVGDVLATVVTLLNPGVLMIAGDLAGTPFLTGVRELLYQRALPRSTAHLDVVTSRLGERAGLVGAGALVVEHLYAPERVEERLLALGV